In Quercus robur chromosome 11, dhQueRobu3.1, whole genome shotgun sequence, the sequence aacagtaattaaaaggcaaaaattaagggaagagagacttaaacacaaagacaacacaacgatgtgttatcgaagaggaaaccgaaatcCTCGGTGAAAAACACCTTCGCCTCCTTCCAAGTGgccaataatccactagagaataaagttgggatacatgaatagcagaaagaccctctaagcctaatctatccagtgcACCTAAaccttccaagcttcttgctctaataGGGTTACGCCGaactttgtcttctctagcttactggATCCCGCAATCGCCCATTatatcaaccaaaatgaattggtcccttctaaATTACTTCCTAAGTACCAAAATACCTTCTCacaaatatgggtatggtgagataaggattttgctaatgtacctctcaagaatGTAttaatggagagggtgagagtagaggaatttggagaatcaaatgatgaaaattgtggatgagtcaatcttatttttctctagggtttctctctcaaaattctctctagaagctctctacatttcgtggctataagggtatttatagtagggtgtgtatggaatgcgaagagtcaattataactgttaggttctaaatgtttagaacaattggcaaatcgtgaacacaaatttgtctagatatagatcttagagtctataggtattattagacaatgctcaaggtgattcaagtcaagattcaaaaacatacaagctgcaagaagaagatttcataatctgtctggttcgatcgatcgaaagacaggctcgatcgatcgaaagtcgtatctacagaattttaattaagctcaaacagcagttcaagcccatttaggattagggtttctaatctacttctcccagtatataaaggaaaccctaagcacgtttttatgaggcttttcagagagaaaagagtatgcttcttttgtatttagggttttgtttctaaaaagctctcttatgtcttctaccggtactattccttgaagaatctcaagatccggtattgtagaagttgctgccttctcttgtcatcaaaggtgttgatgatctaaaccttcaagggtggtcttggagtcacaaacaggagtgtttgtgttgctaaacctttgagtgggatctcaaagttaCAAACGTGGgtatttgtgttttgcaaaggccaaagaaagaaggagtccgtggattcggagcttgcacgtagtcgtgtcagtaagttctactggtgggtagcaataagaagtcgagcgtgggggcttgtaagtcttattgtatgaacttcgattctttctaatggatttgctttttaccttgaggatagctaggttaaatcctccccaggttttttaccggtttggttttcctgggtgatcatatcattgtcttatttattttccgctgctatgcatgagatgattatatgattgtgttaacctagatctgaaacttggactaagtaacaacttggctaattaactaggttaatctaattgtgttttaaggggtctaaaaaccaacagAGAGATATGGGAGAGTGGGCGTAGGTGGgggttttaatgtttttttaatatatatatatatatatatataaagagaaatgataagtatgtatgtgtgtgtatatatataaatgatatattcacaaaattttcataatattttttataacaaattttaagtagcaagttgttactggtcgTTATTGTtagagcaaaaaagtaatcttagtgttaggttcaaatttgaaccaataacaactaaccacctatgatttgttgtgaaaatattgtgaaaatgttgtgaacataacacttctcatacattaatatatatatatatatatatatatatatatacctaataaaaaaaaaacttgaatttgttTCAGCGAATATTCTATGGCATATTCCTACAATATGCTGTAGGCTTGAATCCATtcggtgctttttttttttgggtggtgggCTGTAGCGGCGTTTGACAAACGACACTATAAGTCTTTTTTCTCCTCtaactcttattaaaaataatttaaaaaaaaaaaacctaaaaagaaaaagaaaaaaaaaaaaaaaactaaaataaaaagtgcTTGTAGTGGCATTtgacaaacgccactataggccctTAAAAACGCTATTATAgacccatttttttaaaacatcatTGTAGGACCCCGAACCAACTATAGGTATGTCTATAGCAGCGTTTTtgacaaacgccactataagccCAATTTTTTGTAGTGCAGCCAAAGTCTTTTGCTTTTGGAAAATTGGCATACCAACATGCGGATTGAAATCCGGTGATCTAGTAATAGAAACGTGATTAATCATGGGATGTGATGgagaaattacaaaataaaatataaaagtaaaatgatAGAAGttgaaagtttttattttattttattttatttttatttaagggCTAAAGTTAAAAAtgacttttgaaatttttagtctCAACTATTGATTTGTTATTACAGAAAATTTCACCAAGGGTGTGTGGTTGTAAGAGCAAGCTTATTATTTgaactttattacttatatatatatatttccagcCAAAGTCTTTTGCTTTTGGAAAACTAGCATACAAACACACAGATTGAGATTTGGTGATCCAGCAATAGAAATGTGATTAATCGTTAGATGTGACGgagaaattacaaaataaaatataaaagtaaaatgataaaagttaaaagttatttttttattttttatttgtttaaggGCTAAAGTTAAAAATGacttctaaaatttttaatctcaACTATTGATTTGTtattatagaaaatttcaaaacacgttgagaaagaaaaagagaaggttGAGagtcagaaaaaagaaaaattaaagttttagtcTATGACTTGAATGTTATATACAAAACATTTGATTTTATGATTCCTCTATGTGTATTGATTTTAAATACTTTGAAGCAAATGATGAATAGACAAAATGTTGTAATTActtcacacaaaaaaatttcaattttttcaaaaagatttACCAAtcaaattttctgtttttttttttttatatttattttggaaaatgttttttttttcttttcttctaaccaaacgtgtttttcattttgaaaacaccaaaaaattgtttttttttttctcttgtttttttctcttaaaaacaagaaaacaaaaccaaataccaaatatgactttagtttttcaataaattttctaaTGTATTTTCTCAGCAAAAAGgacagggaaaaaaaacaaaggataaAATTTGGGGTATCTTGTTAGCTTGATTTTGGAGTCCATGGGCCCAGTTAGTTTATGCTATAGCCTTAGACTAggcacaattttttaaaaatcattttggaaatgtattttttaatggAGAGCAAGTTTTTGGAAATAGTATTTTCAAAAAGATATTTGATTCATTTCTCTTTCGTTTtatcaaaaacatattttgaatggagtttttagatgaaaattaaacattttatttaacatttttccatttttggaaaaagaggATTTTTGGTTAACGAAAATAGTTCCTTTGGATTTATTTTCGAGGGAAACTAATTTTTAAAGATCCATTTTTGAAAGGGGAAGTTCCACGGTTATTTTGGGAAAGAGAAGTTTATTTTGAataaggagattttttttttcaaagaggtgaaaatttccttttaaaaaaaaggaggtGAAAAGTTCAAATGATAAAAAAGTTTCATGGATTATTGTAAATGCTTTTTTATGAGATAAATATTTCCATGCAAACAATGTTTAAGGgtaaaaattctataaaatcttgtaaaaaactttttgaaaactaattttgaaaaaaagctagttgaaaattattttgaaaatacttTTGAATCAAGCCTTGATATATGTGTGGTAATGGAATTTTAAACTGCAACTTGAGAAGTTCGCACGTAAACCGTATACCCAGAAATTGTGCAAAAATAAACTTATGCTATATAAGGAAATAATGGCAATGAAAAAAGTATGTTCAAATGAATTACATATAATTAATCTCAACATTCAAACATACCTATCCAATAATTCCAATATATCATGCATGTTCATCATACATTCTTAAGCATATTCacccaatttttgaaaatacatgtaTTTATTCGTAACAAAGAGAGAGATTGTACAACATGATAGAGAGTCTTTGTGATTGTACTACATAATACAGAAGTATAATATTTCATACATAGCCATACTTATTGCATATATTTCATCCATAAACCCATCACATGCTTATTGAATTCTCAAGTtcgtttttttttattttttattttttatgttttcctcGAGTAGTTCAACAACTCCTCTAAGAGCAACTTCGGTATCTTCATTCTTTGAAAGTTCCTCAGCAATTTCAGCTGGGGTAACCTCTGCTTCCTCAAACAATGGTTCAATCTGTCCATAGAGTTGGTGGCcttcattgattttgatatcAAGATAAGTAGAAGCCAACAGCTTGAACCCATCAATGGTGCAATATGACATGGGCACGTGCATGTCCATGCGGCCTGGGCGCAACAAAGCAGGATCAAGGTTTTGAAGCCGGTCCTTATGATTGGTGGTGAACACGATAATTCGTTCATCTCCACTGCTGGACCATAATCCATCTATGACGTTCAACAAACCCGAAAgtgtgaaatgaaaaaaataacatgATAGTAAATATCATTAGATGAAAGCATAAGATAATACCATTGGCAGCTGTTAAGTGTGATAGTACTGGTGAAGCAAATACCGTACTAAACTTTATTTGCAACTAGTTTAATTTTACGAGAATAAAGAATGCTAACCTCAGCTGAAGAAGCCTTCTTTTCTTCCCCTCTTTTCTCCAACCCAGCACAATCTATATCCTCAATTACCACAATTGAGCGATTAGTTGTTGAATGCAATGTTTTTCTCAAGTCTGAATCAGAATTTATACTTGAAATGTTCAAATCATAGATATCAAACTTGAGGTGATTAGCCATGGCAGCAATCAAGGTTGATTTACCAGTACCCGGAGGGCCGTAAATCAAATATCCTCGCTTCCATGCTCTGCCAACTTTCTTGTACCACTCCTTTCTTTTAACAAACCTGTTAAGATCATCAATGAGGCTCCTCTTCAGTTCTGTGTCCATTGCCAACTTCTCAAATGTAGCTGGATGTTCAGGAATAACAGAACTCCATTGATCACGACCATAAAGCCCACGGCTATAAAGCTTTACCGCCCTTTCTTCCTCTTGTATAGCCTCGGAACAAGATATTACATGAGGTAAATAAGACTTTAGCACAACCTCtttgaatttcttttcaaatgaaAGCTCAAAATATGTTTTACGGTCATCAACATCCTCGCTTTTTTCTTGACATAACTTCCATTTGAGCCAATTAATGTCTTTAAAGGAATCCATAACCACTTGACCCGTTACTATATCAACGGTTGGTCCCTGTTGCCTTGGAGTTTTTCTTACTTTGAGACATTTTAAGTCTGATGAACCAACAGCAATCTTGGAACGTAGGTAGGTTGCGGCAGTTTCATAGATTTGATTGCCACCACGTTCCTTTTCAATTAAGAGAGTGAATTGAGGCGTAAAGAAATATTTTCCATAGATGGAAACGAGATAATTTTTGTCTGCAGAAGGTATGAGTTCTTTTACTATGGGACTTAGTACAATCACAATAGCAGCTGTGAACAATGGTGTTAATGATGAAAGCAGCTCCTTGAAAGAAAACATGGTTTGAGGATATCGTTGTTTACCAATCAGCTCTTCCAAATCCTAAAAAATGAGAACAATGTGGTTAATGATACAACTTTTTTATGGCGTGAGGGCTACAATATAGGAGTTTGGACACTTTAAGTATTTGTTGGCTTTGTTTATGCAATGTGGTTAAAATTATGAAAGTTTTGAATCACTTCACAAAGCACACATCAGCCATACACTTATTCAGATAAATCACCGTCTgtgttaataaatttaaatacagccaaaaaaaaaaaaaaaaaaaaaaatgtaagcacCGAAAAAATTAATCACACACAAGAACACATTACATGAAAATCCATCTAATATAAAGGGACcaatctactacaataaaataggAATGCAATGGCCAAGTATATGTCCAAGACTTCAAGTTCACAATTAAGTTTGAAAAATACAATCACACCTCTCTAGAAACTCAGTGAAACCAAGATTGCAACAAGATCTCCGCTCTGGACAAagcactattttttattttatttttttccttttctagaTCTTCACGCAGCTTAATTAATTTCACTGTCTGCACGTTTCTCTCTATTACATCCCTGTTTATAGGCCCAGCTACGTCACTATTCTTGAGCGTGTCTCACAAGGCTAAAGCAATTGGTGAGAAACTTCATGACACAAGTGCCGGTTCAATGGGTGAGCCAAATAGGCAACTACTAAGgcccaatgaaaaaaaaaaactcctaaatttttaCCAATAAAGATATTTCTAT encodes:
- the LOC126706286 gene encoding AAA-ATPase At2g18193-like encodes the protein MFSFKELLSSLTPLFTAAIVIVLSPIVKELIPSADKNYLVSIYGKYFFTPQFTLLIEKERGGNQIYETAATYLRSKIAVGSSDLKCLKVRKTPRQQGPTVDIVTGQVVMDSFKDINWLKWKLCQEKSEDVDDRKTYFELSFEKKFKEVVLKSYLPHVISCSEAIQEEERAVKLYSRGLYGRDQWSSVIPEHPATFEKLAMDTELKRSLIDDLNRFVKRKEWYKKVGRAWKRGYLIYGPPGTGKSTLIAAMANHLKFDIYDLNISSINSDSDLRKTLHSTTNRSIVVIEDIDCAGLEKRGEEKKASSAEFTLSGLLNIIDGLWSSCVDERIIVFTTNHKDKLDPALLRPGHMDVHMHMSYCTMDGFKLLASNLLNIEGDHQLYREIEGLLKNVEVIPAEIAEELLKKDDPDVSLSLRGIVEFLEEKKT